In the Candidatus Bathyarchaeota archaeon genome, AATAAGGTGCTTCAATACCTGTGTAGATTTTACGTTTGTTTAAGCAAGGAGGCTAGATAGTCTGTTGATATGTTTGCTCCGCTGATGATCACTGCGACTTTCTCTTCAGGTTTTGGATGGTATTTGAATAGGAGAGCTGCTAGAGAGGCTGCTCCTGAAGGTTCAGCCAGTATGTGAGCGTTATGTAGAAGTGCCAACACGGCTTCACCGATTTCCTCTTCACTTACCAACAGGATGGTATCCACGTATCTCTTGATTATTCCAAAGGTTAGGTCAAGTGGTTTCCTAGCAGCTAAACCGTCTGCAACCGTGTTAACAGAATCTACTTCTACGATTTTTCCAGCCCTCCAAGATCGGTAGACAGCTGGAGCTCCCTCGGATTGAACCCCCACTATCCTTAATTTTGGGTTCAACGTTTTCGCGGCGATAGATATTCCAGATATGAGGCCGCCACCGCCTACAGGAACGATTATAGCGTTTAAATCTGGGACATCTTCGAGCAATTCTAAACCAACGGTTCCCTGTCCCGCGACTACGAAAGGGTCTTCAAAGGGATGCACAAAGGTTGCTCCAGCTTCCTTTTGTATCTCAAGAGCCTTAGAGTACGCTTCATCGTAGTCCTTTCCATATTTTA is a window encoding:
- the ilvA gene encoding threonine ammonia-lyase, whose translation is MKEEVVSFRSILEARRKIRNLVTKTPTYLSNVFSQRTGAEVYLKLECFQPVGVFKIRGAVNKICSLSPAELERGLVTASSGNHGLAVAYAAKIYGAKAVVVVPENAVKEKVEAIESYGADIVKYGKDYDEAYSKALEIQKEAGATFVHPFEDPFVVAGQGTVGLELLEDVPDLNAIIVPVGGGGLISGISIAAKTLNPKLRIVGVQSEGAPAVYRSWRAGKIVEVDSVNTVADGLAARKPLDLTFGIIKRYVDTILLVSEEEIGEAVLALLHNAHILAEPSGAASLAALLFKYHPKPEEKVAVIISGANISTDYLASLLKQT